In Psychrobacter ciconiae, the genomic window ATGGACATTGATATTTTGCTCGTCAACCTAAAGGCAAAGTCGTTGCAGCCATGGTGCATTTTAGCCAATCGCTATCCGTTCAAAGCGCATGAAATTTGCGGCTTGGCAGAATTGAACGTAAAAAGCATCACCGCAAATCATAGCTGATTTAAATTTTACGGTTATGAAGAACACGTTTGAGCATCGGAGGAGGCTTGCTGATAGGGTAAGGTGAAAATTTTGTCAAAAATGAGCGTAAATACAAAAGTGTACACCAAAAAAAACAGCAGCAGCGCCGCTTCCATCACAAAAGCTTGCCAAATCCCAACCTTATACCAAAGCATATAAATAGGAATGCAAAACAGTAAAAGCCCTGATTCAAAAACAATGGCGTGAACACTGCGAACCATAATGGTACGCTCGGTAATTTTTAAGCGGCGCTCAAGGTTTTCAAAGCCGGTATTATAAATAAAGTTCCAAACCACCGCGGTGACTGACACCATGACCGCAACCGGAAACGAGTCTTGCGCATCGCCGCCGCTTAGCCACATCAAAATGAGCGTTGAGAGCAAAATCGCTAAAATCTCAAAAATCGTTACATAAACAATCCGGCGCTTTAGCGGACTTAGGGTAATCACGGTCTTCTCCAACACAGTTTTGGCAGCATCATGGTACATTTTTGCCGTTCAGACGATCTGATTTTAAACAACAAAAGGCAGGCTTGAGCCTACCTTTCTTATAAGTCGAGTGAGCAATGTTGCAACCCAGATATTTGTTTTGGTTATTATAGCAAAAACCAAAAGCTTCACAAAATGTGCTGTAGATGCTTAGGGTGTGTCGTCTGCCGCGGCATCGTTTTGAGCGATGATGTCCAGATCAGATAGGCTAAGCTTGTCGTACTCTTTTTTGCAAAAGTCTGGGTCAAGCTTGCACATGGCGGCTTGCAATTGGTCAAGGCGCGTTTCGGACTGCCGGATGTGTTCAAGCATCTTGGTGAAGGCTTCGGCAACGGGGTCTTGTGAGGACGGGTCAATGCCGTAAGCTTGGAACGCCGTTTCGCGGGCAGACTTGCTGTTGGGCTGTTCGTTGCTATGCGCCGATTTAATAGGTAAATCGGTTGCCGCCGCTTTTTCTTGCAGTTTGGCGTCGTTGACCTTCATCGCAATCGGGTTGCCTTTTTCATCATGATGGTCAGAAATCATGCGAGCGGCACTACCAACCATGGTCGCATTTGCCGGAACGGGCTTGACCACAACCGCATTTGAGCCGATTTTGGCATTTTTACCAACGGTGAAAGGTCCTAAAACTTTAGCACCTGCGCCGACAATCACGCCGTCCTCAAGCGTTGGGTGGCGTTTACCGTTGTCTAGTGACACGCCGCCTAAGGTGACGCCGTGATATAAGGTCACATCATTGCCAATTTCGGCAGTTTCGCCAATCACCACGCCCATACCGTGATCGATAAAAAAGCGCTTTCCAATTTTGGCAGCAGGGTGAATCTCAATACCCGTCATCATCCGCGAGCCGTAAGAGATGGCGCGGGCGGCAAACTTATGGTCGTGCTGCCAAAGGCTGTGAGCGCCGCGGTGGAGCATAAGCGCGTGAATACCAGGGTAGGTGAGCAGCACCTCAAGGCTGTTGCGAGCGGCAGGGTCGCGGCTAAACACGGCGTTGATGTCGTCTTTTAAGTCCTTTTTGATGGACAACAAAGATTTAAAAAGGGCAGTTGGCAATGACATAAAGCATCCTATCTTAATTTTGATGGCAATGTTTTAATGATGAGCTTTGTATCATGAAGTATAGCGAGGCGGGGTTGATAAGAAAAGGTGAAAAGCCAAGATTAAGACGCGCCGCCTTAAATTATGATGGTTTTTATCGATTTACCATCAAATCAAAGCCTGCGCGCCTCACTTAAAACGGTTTTACTTGAATATTTCAAAGCTGATCAGTTGTCGCTTACCGTGTATTTAAGTAACTCGACCACCTGTTCAGGGGTTTGCGCCCAAGCCATGGCGGCGGCGTCCACCTCTTTTAGTGGATGGATGATGTCGCTCGCATGCAAAGTGATGTAAGGCTTGCCAAGTGCGGCGCAATATCCGGCGTCAAAAGCGGCGTTCCACTGCTTGTATTTATCGCCAAAGCGGATGATGGCAATGTCACATTTTTGAATTAAATTTTTGGTACGGATGGCATTTACTTTTGAGGACTTATGATCGCGCCAAAATGAGTTGTCATCTTTGCCCAAAACGTCGCCTGCCGCGTCGCTGGCGTCATGATCGGTGACCGCTGAGCTAAAACTGATCGGTAAGTTGTGCTCTTTTGCCCCTTGAATGATGCGCTCGCGCCAATCGGTGTGAATTTCGCCAGATAAATAAACATTCCAAGTCATGATAAATTCCTTGTTGGTAATGACAGCTATTTATAGATAGCTTTTTGGTGAATTGAAAAAAGAGTCGGTTAACGAGTCAGATTTACTTAATAAGTGACTTATTACTTAACAAGTGACTTAAAGCGCTTCTTTAAGCAATTTAGCGATTAAAGCGCTTAGCAGCTGATATTCTTTTTGGTCAAGCTGAAGGCGCGAGCCTAGCCTTGATAGTCTTGATGGTAAAGACCGCAGATGCTCAGGGTCTGCCAAGTGGCGGGTGACCATAAGCTTGGTGATGCTGGTAGTTAACTGCTGCAATTGTGCTTGAGTGATGGCAGGCTCATCCCAGTGTTGGCGCAGCACAGTTTGAATCATTGCTGGTGCTGACTCATTTTGCAACTTATCAGCTGCCTTATTAGTAACATGGCTTTGCAAATAAGTAAAGACAAAGCTTGCGATGACCTGAACGGCTGAAGCGACGTTGAGCACCGGATAGTCGGGGTTGGCGTCGATTTGGATATGATAATCAGCAGCGGCAAGCTCGTCATTGGTCAAGCCGCGGTCCTCACGACCAAATAAAATGGCGATATTTGGCAAATTTTCACAAGGCTGATGGTCAATAAAATCAGCAATTAAAGCAGCAGCTTGGCTAGGATTGACCACAGGTCGCGGCAAATGGCGGCTTCGGCTACTTGCCGCAAAGACCAGTTGGCAGTCCTTAATCGCCTCATCAAGCGTGGGGCAAATTTTAGCTTGCGTTAAAATATCAATCCCGCCTGCGGCATAAGCTTCGCTGTTATTATCGATCGGCAGTTTAGGGTCAACGACGATGAGCTTGGATAATCCCATCGTGTGCATGGCGCGAGCTGCAGAGCCAATATTGGCAGGCAGGGTGGTGTTTACCATCACAATTTGAATGGCGTTTAAATAATGGGTAAGCTCATTTTTTGCTTCAGGGGTCATTAATAGTTATCCTAAACGCTTTAAAATGGTAGCTTCGGTGGCATCAAGTGCTTGCTCAAGGTATTGTAAAGTTGGGTGTTGAGTGCTGATGTCTTGATTGCGGCACGCTTCTTGCAAATTTGAAGCCAGCGTCATCAGCAATGTCGTTCCTAAATTTGCACTTGCGCCTTTCATCGCATGAGCCGCTTCAAACCCTGCTGCATTGTCATTGTTAGCAAAAGCGTCTTGTAGGGTGCTTAGCCGTTTTTTGCTATCGGTAATAAAGGTGCGAACCAAGTCATCAAAGTCATCGTCAAGCAGGTCGCGCATGTCTTCAAACTGCTCATCGTTAATGAGGTGTTGAGGGTCAAAGTTAGATTCTGCGGTCATGAAAGGTTTCCTCATCGCGCCGCTTTCAAGCAGCGCTGATTCCAGTAAAAAGACAGACTTTAAAAGTTAATGATAATGAAATTGCAAATGCTCATCGCCAACGATGGCTTTTAGCGCCATTAGATTATCATCATTCGGATAAACGCGCCAGTGCTCCGACAGCTCAACCGTGGCTTTGGCGTAGTCCTCAATCAGGCAAAGCTCAAGCGGCGTGCAGTTGTCGTTGATAATTTTAGGTTTGGTAATCGCGGCGTTCACCACTGCTGAATGCTCAATCACATCGCCTAAATCTACCATGTCAGGCGGCATCGCGCTGTTGTCATAATTGTTGTAATAATCATAAGCGTCGTCATTGCCGTGGTCATCGGTATCGCTATCGAGCGCTTGAGTTGGTGGCGGAATGAGATGACTTTGCGCTGATTTTAACAGCGGTTTTAATTTTAACAAGCGTTCAATGTCATCACCTTTTAATGAAACACTGATTTTTTTAAGCCAACGAACGCGAGCATCAACCATGCTCAGCGCTTTATCAAGGCGCGCAAAAAGTCTGCGATCACGCTCGCGGATGCTGCCTTTGATGATGACAACTTCTTCAATTTTTAGCTGATCTTTGACGCGGTTAAAGCGCTCGGCATAGCAGCTGACCTCAAGTCGCGATGTGCCATCGTCAAGCATGATCACGTAGCGGTTGCCAAAGTTGGCAATGTCCATGATAAGCCCTGCAAAATAGCAGCCGCCATTGTAGCCGGTGTCGGTGAGCGTGGCTAAGGTGGCGCCGCCAGTGAAGTGCTTCAGCTCCGCGCGATACTCGTCAATCGGATGTCCGGTTAAGTACAGTCCTAAGGTGCTTTTTTCAGCTTTTAGGCGGACTTTATCATTCCAAATCAGCTCGGGATCAGTTGGCAGCGGCGGCGCAGCAACAACGCTTTCCATCTCCCCAAACAAGTCCATGATGCCAAGCTCACTATTATTGCGGTCTTGCTCGGCTGCCTGAACTGCGCTTGGCAACTGGCTCATGAGCGCGCCGCGAATACTAAAGGCGGCGTCAATTGGCAAGTCAGGTCGCAAGGTGTTGGCAAAATCATCAAAGCAGCCAGCTTTGACCAGTGCATCAAGGGTGCGTTTATTGACCTTTTTCATGTCAACGCGGCGGCAAAAGTCAAACAAGTCGCTAAATACGCCGCCGGATTTTCGAGCTTCAACGATGGATTCCACCGCGCCTTCGCCAACGCCTTTAATCGCCCCTAAACCATAAATGATGTTGTCCTTAGAGTCAGCAACAAAATGCCATTCACTGCGATTCACCGACGGATTGACCACGGTTAACCCAAAGTTTTCACGGCAATCATTGATAAAAAACACCACGTTATCGGTGTTGTTCATGTCAGAGGTTAATACCGCCGCCATAAACTCTGCCGGATAATAGTGTTT contains:
- a CDS encoding RNA methyltransferase translates to MTPEAKNELTHYLNAIQIVMVNTTLPANIGSAARAMHTMGLSKLIVVDPKLPIDNNSEAYAAGGIDILTQAKICPTLDEAIKDCQLVFAASSRSRHLPRPVVNPSQAAALIADFIDHQPCENLPNIAILFGREDRGLTNDELAAADYHIQIDANPDYPVLNVASAVQVIASFVFTYLQSHVTNKAADKLQNESAPAMIQTVLRQHWDEPAITQAQLQQLTTSITKLMVTRHLADPEHLRSLPSRLSRLGSRLQLDQKEYQLLSALIAKLLKEAL
- a CDS encoding YtoQ family protein; the encoded protein is MTWNVYLSGEIHTDWRERIIQGAKEHNLPISFSSAVTDHDASDAAGDVLGKDDNSFWRDHKSSKVNAIRTKNLIQKCDIAIIRFGDKYKQWNAAFDAGYCAALGKPYITLHASDIIHPLKEVDAAAMAWAQTPEQVVELLKYTVSDN
- the cysE gene encoding serine O-acetyltransferase; this translates as MSLPTALFKSLLSIKKDLKDDINAVFSRDPAARNSLEVLLTYPGIHALMLHRGAHSLWQHDHKFAARAISYGSRMMTGIEIHPAAKIGKRFFIDHGMGVVIGETAEIGNDVTLYHGVTLGGVSLDNGKRHPTLEDGVIVGAGAKVLGPFTVGKNAKIGSNAVVVKPVPANATMVGSAARMISDHHDEKGNPIAMKVNDAKLQEKAAATDLPIKSAHSNEQPNSKSARETAFQAYGIDPSSQDPVAEAFTKMLEHIRQSETRLDQLQAAMCKLDPDFCKKEYDKLSLSDLDIIAQNDAAADDTP
- a CDS encoding Hpt domain-containing protein, with amino-acid sequence MTAESNFDPQHLINDEQFEDMRDLLDDDFDDLVRTFITDSKKRLSTLQDAFANNDNAAGFEAAHAMKGASANLGTTLLMTLASNLQEACRNQDISTQHPTLQYLEQALDATEATILKRLG
- a CDS encoding PACE efflux transporter; protein product: MITLSPLKRRIVYVTIFEILAILLSTLILMWLSGGDAQDSFPVAVMVSVTAVVWNFIYNTGFENLERRLKITERTIMVRSVHAIVFESGLLLFCIPIYMLWYKVGIWQAFVMEAALLLFFLVYTFVFTLIFDKIFTLPYQQASSDAQTCSS